In the Leptolyngbya sp. 'hensonii' genome, one interval contains:
- a CDS encoding cation diffusion facilitator family transporter has protein sequence MAHPQDHSHHPPDQSHEHRHGHYGHGHSPLPIGYNRAFIIGLGLNLGFVVVEFVYGILAHSIALIADAGHNLNDAVGLVLAWVAILLSARQPSPRRTYGWRRSSILAALMNSLLLLVVTGGIAWEAVHRFQSAPEVAGGTMIAVATVGIGINGITALMFMADREKDINIRAAFLHMAADALVSLGVVLAGVVILFSGWTWVDPAFSLLISFAIMINTWGLLKESFNLAIDAVPAHIDERAVRTFLAERPGVADVHDLHIWGMSTTEAALTAHLVIPAGHPGDEYLAQICHDLRDHFRIKHTTLQIELTPSSCACHLLSVGDP, from the coding sequence ATGGCTCATCCCCAGGATCATTCCCACCATCCCCCTGACCAATCTCACGAGCACCGCCACGGGCATTATGGGCATGGCCATTCCCCCCTTCCCATCGGGTACAATCGGGCGTTCATCATCGGTCTGGGGCTGAACCTGGGCTTTGTTGTGGTGGAGTTTGTCTATGGTATCCTGGCCCATTCCATCGCCCTGATTGCCGATGCTGGCCATAATCTGAATGATGCGGTGGGTTTGGTACTGGCCTGGGTGGCTATCCTGTTGTCTGCTCGCCAGCCTTCCCCGCGCCGAACCTATGGCTGGCGACGATCGTCCATTCTGGCCGCATTGATGAATTCACTGCTGCTCCTGGTGGTCACAGGGGGGATTGCCTGGGAAGCGGTACACCGTTTCCAATCTGCACCTGAGGTGGCTGGGGGCACAATGATTGCGGTCGCAACGGTGGGAATTGGGATTAACGGGATTACAGCCCTCATGTTTATGGCCGATCGGGAAAAGGACATCAATATCCGGGCTGCTTTCCTGCACATGGCTGCCGATGCCCTGGTCTCTTTGGGTGTGGTGCTGGCCGGGGTTGTGATTCTCTTCAGTGGCTGGACCTGGGTAGACCCAGCCTTCAGCCTATTGATCAGTTTTGCCATTATGATCAACACCTGGGGTTTGTTGAAGGAGTCTTTTAACTTGGCGATCGATGCAGTCCCTGCCCATATCGATGAACGGGCAGTTCGAACTTTCCTGGCTGAACGCCCTGGAGTCGCCGATGTGCATGACCTCCATATCTGGGGTATGAGTACCACTGAAGCAGCTCTGACAGCTCATCTGGTCATTCCGGCAGGGCACCCTGGAGACGAATACCTGGCTCAAATTTGCCATGATTTGAGGGATCATTTCAGGATCAAACATACGACCCTGCAGATCGAACTGACGCCATCAAGTTGTGCCTGTCATTTGCTATCAGTAGGAGATCCTTAA
- a CDS encoding DUF305 domain-containing protein, with product MNRNLVMGGVAGLFIGSIAITLTIARKAPLQATPAFSDRSLAISEVPLADPDRSPPGSLGMMAQVEQHFILMMIPHHQAAIAMAELALSQAQHPEIRALAQSIRTTQTQENHQMRTWYQQWYGTEIPDWVPGMGRGRFSSPGAYSQPGRSLRMGMMPSSKCRSLDLEALKTAPDFDQTFLEKMILHHRMGVRMAQMVLSQNPRPEIRDLAQAIVKTQTREIEQMQQWYLQWYRKTP from the coding sequence ATGAATCGGAACTTAGTGATGGGTGGAGTCGCAGGTCTTTTCATTGGGAGCATCGCGATTACTCTGACGATCGCCAGAAAAGCTCCCCTGCAGGCAACACCAGCTTTTTCGGACCGATCTCTGGCGATCTCCGAAGTTCCCCTGGCCGATCCCGACCGCTCACCCCCCGGTTCTCTGGGGATGATGGCCCAGGTTGAGCAGCATTTCATTCTGATGATGATCCCTCACCATCAGGCTGCGATCGCCATGGCGGAACTGGCTTTAAGTCAGGCCCAGCATCCGGAAATCAGGGCATTGGCCCAGTCCATTCGAACAACCCAGACCCAGGAAAATCATCAGATGCGGACCTGGTATCAACAGTGGTATGGTACTGAGATACCTGATTGGGTCCCTGGCATGGGTCGAGGTCGATTTTCTTCGCCCGGAGCCTACAGCCAGCCGGGTAGAAGCTTGAGGATGGGAATGATGCCGAGCAGCAAATGTCGGTCCCTTGACCTGGAAGCTCTGAAAACTGCTCCAGATTTTGATCAGACTTTTCTGGAGAAGATGATTCTCCATCATAGGATGGGAGTCCGCATGGCTCAAATGGTTTTGAGTCAGAATCCACGCCCGGAAATCCGTGATCTGGCCCAGGCGATCGTCAAGACCCAAACCAGGGAAATTGAACAGATGCAGCAGTGGTACCTGCAATGGTATCGGAAAACCCCTTAA
- a CDS encoding Uma2 family endonuclease, with the protein MATIIQPSSPTEEQRLVLPGVTWPQYESLLATLGDYPGLRLIYLEGTLEIFMPSAEHEMIKKIIARLLERYAEEVDIPLHGYGSTTFRREAQARGLEPDECYCVGTLKEFPDFAIEVNLTSGGVDKLAVYQGLGIPEVLIWQNQQLTLYDLRQQLYREVSHSQFFPALNLQVLAQHVRPQEQPQAIKDFLRAIRG; encoded by the coding sequence ATGGCCACAATAATTCAACCGTCCTCTCCCACCGAAGAACAACGACTGGTCTTACCGGGTGTGACCTGGCCGCAATACGAGAGTCTGTTAGCAACCTTGGGGGACTATCCCGGCTTGCGACTCATCTACCTGGAAGGAACGCTAGAAATCTTTATGCCTTCTGCGGAACATGAAATGATCAAAAAGATCATTGCCAGACTGCTGGAACGCTATGCAGAGGAGGTTGATATTCCTTTACATGGGTATGGCTCAACCACATTTCGCCGGGAAGCGCAGGCTCGTGGGTTAGAACCCGACGAATGTTACTGTGTGGGGACGCTCAAAGAATTTCCTGATTTTGCGATCGAAGTGAATTTGACCAGTGGCGGCGTGGATAAGCTGGCTGTTTACCAGGGGTTGGGGATTCCGGAAGTACTGATCTGGCAGAATCAGCAGCTCACTCTTTACGACTTACGTCAACAACTCTATCGGGAAGTCTCTCACAGCCAGTTCTTCCCGGCCCTAAATTTACAGGTTCTGGCCCAACATGTACGGCCTCAAGAGCAGCCCCAAGCGATCAAGGACTTTCTTCGCGCTATTCGCGGCTAA
- a CDS encoding CHAT domain-containing protein: MARKRSLFLHRLHPLHLLRQGSRQLWRGIRLCLWGLLTFSLTVQLGLFLQAPPLLAQAPVTPGSSALVASNGEAMAQLQMGLQLYGAQRYGEAAQVLQQAIATSGGDPIVQALAQNVLSLVYQKLDRWSEAESAVEIGLTTIAIPSLDRPDLPLIKAKLLNTRGQLLLKTGRAELALQDWKQATLLYAQAGDTEGVTLASINQAQALQTLGFYDRALEKLTEVYQVLEKQPDSVTKGVALRSLGNTLRAAGDLQLSKQVLTQSLTILKALNSDPLVAETLLSLGNTTRALQNHATALTSYQQAAELSPVPATQVQARLNQFSLLLEKEQWSDALAMVLPLQTQLRDLPASRQAIYARINFVQNLERLRQVLEVAQSPAIPSWSTLLQFAQATVKQAQELGDQRAETFAIGSLGHLYEQMQDWRSAKQLTQQALLQAQAIQARDITYRWQWQAGRLAQATGETTVAIAAYSEAVKTLNTLRSDLVSMNPDVQFSFRDSVEPIYRELVSLLLQPGPETSQQNLNQARTAIESLQMAELEDFFRQACLEGVPAQIDQVDRSAAVIYPILLNDRIEVIFSLAKQPLRHYATAVPRETIEATLKSLRVSLSNQNSLEYFEIAQEVYNWLIKPVEQDLKVQNIKTLVFVLDGPMRNVPMAALFDGQNYLIEKYAVAVAPGLQLVDLKPLQREKIKVLAAGVSEASQGFTPLPSVQAEIAKIQSNIPSEVLLNNNFTVKNFQQELQTSNAPVVHLATHGEFSSRADRTFILTWDERLNVTQLTDLLRTRQGQQQTVIELLVLSACRTAVGDRRAALGLAGVAVRAGARSTLGTLWYVSDEATSSLMIQFYQEFSGGRLNKSEALRQAQLSLLKVPEHEHPFFWAPYILVGNWL; this comes from the coding sequence ATGGCAAGAAAACGGTCTTTATTTCTCCATCGTCTACACCCCCTTCACCTTTTAAGGCAAGGGTCGCGTCAACTATGGCGGGGCATCCGGCTTTGCCTGTGGGGATTGCTGACCTTCAGCCTGACCGTGCAGTTGGGACTGTTTCTCCAGGCTCCGCCGCTACTGGCCCAAGCTCCAGTCACCCCAGGCTCCAGTGCTCTGGTCGCCTCTAACGGAGAAGCAATGGCACAGTTACAGATGGGCCTTCAGCTCTACGGTGCCCAGCGTTATGGAGAAGCGGCGCAGGTCTTGCAGCAGGCGATCGCAACCAGCGGGGGCGATCCAATTGTCCAGGCCCTGGCCCAAAATGTCCTCTCCCTGGTTTACCAGAAACTGGATCGATGGTCTGAGGCCGAGTCTGCCGTTGAGATCGGGTTGACCACGATCGCGATCCCCAGCCTCGATCGTCCCGATCTGCCCCTGATCAAAGCCAAGCTGCTCAACACCCGTGGGCAATTGCTGCTGAAAACGGGGCGGGCGGAGTTGGCTCTCCAGGACTGGAAACAGGCTACCCTCCTCTATGCCCAGGCCGGTGATACGGAAGGCGTCACCCTGGCTTCGATTAACCAGGCCCAGGCGTTGCAGACCCTGGGGTTTTACGATCGAGCTCTGGAGAAACTGACCGAAGTCTATCAGGTTCTGGAAAAACAGCCAGATTCCGTCACCAAAGGGGTGGCGCTCCGCAGCCTGGGGAACACCCTGCGGGCGGCAGGAGACTTACAGTTATCCAAGCAAGTCTTAACTCAGAGCTTAACTATCCTGAAAGCGCTAAACTCTGATCCCCTGGTTGCAGAAACGCTCCTGAGCCTGGGCAATACCACCCGTGCTCTGCAAAACCATGCGACCGCCCTCACTTCCTATCAGCAGGCTGCCGAGCTATCCCCCGTCCCGGCCACCCAGGTGCAGGCCCGGTTAAACCAGTTCAGTCTATTGCTAGAGAAGGAACAATGGTCCGACGCCCTGGCGATGGTGTTGCCCCTGCAAACCCAGTTGAGGGATCTTCCAGCCAGTCGTCAGGCGATCTATGCCCGGATCAATTTTGTCCAGAATCTGGAGCGCCTGCGCCAGGTTCTGGAAGTGGCTCAGAGCCCGGCGATTCCATCCTGGTCCACCCTGCTCCAATTTGCTCAGGCCACGGTGAAGCAGGCCCAGGAACTGGGTGATCAACGGGCTGAAACTTTTGCGATTGGCAGTCTGGGCCATTTATATGAGCAAATGCAGGATTGGCGATCGGCGAAACAGTTGACCCAGCAAGCCCTGCTCCAGGCCCAGGCGATCCAGGCCAGGGATATCACCTATCGCTGGCAATGGCAGGCGGGGCGGTTAGCCCAGGCAACTGGAGAAACGACAGTGGCGATCGCTGCCTACAGCGAAGCCGTCAAGACCTTGAATACGCTTCGCAGTGACTTGGTTTCCATGAATCCCGATGTGCAGTTCTCGTTTCGGGACAGTGTGGAGCCGATTTATCGTGAACTGGTGAGCCTGCTGCTCCAGCCTGGGCCAGAAACCAGCCAGCAAAATCTGAATCAGGCCCGCACAGCGATCGAGTCCTTGCAAATGGCCGAACTGGAGGACTTTTTCCGTCAGGCTTGTCTGGAAGGGGTGCCTGCCCAGATTGACCAGGTGGACCGATCAGCAGCCGTGATTTACCCGATTCTGCTCAATGATCGGATTGAAGTCATCTTCAGTCTGGCCAAACAACCCTTGCGCCACTATGCCACGGCAGTTCCCCGGGAGACGATCGAGGCTACACTGAAATCCCTCCGGGTCTCCCTCTCGAATCAGAACTCGCTGGAGTATTTCGAGATTGCCCAGGAGGTCTACAACTGGCTAATTAAACCGGTGGAGCAAGATCTCAAGGTCCAGAACATCAAAACTCTGGTCTTTGTTCTAGATGGACCGATGCGAAATGTGCCCATGGCGGCCCTGTTCGATGGTCAGAATTACCTGATTGAAAAGTATGCGGTGGCGGTAGCTCCGGGTTTACAACTGGTGGACTTGAAGCCTCTGCAACGGGAGAAAATCAAAGTTCTAGCGGCTGGGGTCAGTGAAGCCAGCCAGGGGTTTACCCCCCTCCCCAGTGTCCAGGCCGAAATCGCCAAAATCCAGAGCAACATTCCCAGTGAAGTCTTGCTGAACAACAACTTTACGGTGAAGAACTTCCAGCAAGAGTTACAGACTTCCAATGCGCCTGTGGTGCACCTGGCCACCCATGGAGAGTTCAGTTCCAGGGCCGATCGGACTTTTATTCTGACCTGGGATGAGCGCTTGAATGTAACCCAGTTAACTGACCTGTTACGCACAAGGCAAGGTCAACAGCAGACCGTGATCGAATTGCTGGTGTTGAGTGCCTGTCGCACGGCAGTGGGCGATCGGCGGGCAGCCCTGGGGCTGGCTGGGGTGGCGGTCCGAGCTGGTGCCCGCAGCACCCTTGGCACCCTCTGGTATGTGAGTGATGAAGCCACCAGTTCCTTGATGATCCAGTTCTATCAGGAGTTCAGTGGCGGTCGCCTGAACAAATCGGAGGCCCTGCGACAGGCGCAGCTTTCCCTACTCAAGGTTCCAGAGCACGAACATCCTTTCTTCTGGGCTCCCTATATCCTGGTGGGGAATTGGCTGTAA
- a CDS encoding ShlB/FhaC/HecB family hemolysin secretion/activation protein has product MTVNSSGHNYWLYVLGWLIVLACSGQRQPAWAESGISNPVTNNLQPQPSFQPIYFSQFLERDSLIAGQVVGQIVGQSILGQPPIAPPSAITVTRFEVVGSTLFPPEKLAEVTAQFTNRTLTTTELIQAADAVTRLYTSQGYVNSGAFIPTNQSFQPQGGVVKIQVLEGSLESIQVKGTQRLDPGYIESRLAIAADPPLNINRVMEALQLLKLDPLIANISAELSASPTPGKSILNVQVSEAKTFRAQLSFDNSRSPGVGSEQRGIQVSQANLLGLGDSISLDYTNTDGSNGLTVSYNIPLSPYNTSLRLLYATTSSRVIETPFSILDITAASRIYELSVRQPVLRTPSQEIAVGMTVNHQETETALLGFPFPLAIGANDRGETRISALRFFQEYSQRGSEEVFAAYSQFSLGLNLLGDTINATPPDSRFFSWRGQAQYIRLLAPDTLAILRTDLQLADRALVPLEQISFGGPSTVRGYRRDFVLGDNGALISAEFRIPVLRVPEVDGLLQLTPFLDFGTVWNTGRADLQPNTLFAGGFGLLWRQGDYLTARFQWGIPFISVPATRQSWQENGLYFSIVYTPFTF; this is encoded by the coding sequence CTGCAGTGGTCAGAGGCAGCCAGCCTGGGCTGAATCAGGGATTTCTAACCCTGTCACGAACAATCTACAGCCTCAACCTTCCTTTCAACCCATCTATTTCAGCCAGTTTCTGGAGCGGGATTCGTTGATTGCAGGCCAAGTCGTAGGTCAGATAGTGGGACAGTCCATTCTGGGGCAGCCTCCCATTGCCCCACCCAGTGCCATCACCGTCACCCGCTTTGAGGTGGTGGGCAGCACCCTCTTTCCTCCAGAAAAACTTGCAGAGGTGACGGCTCAGTTCACCAACAGGACCCTGACCACTACGGAGCTGATCCAGGCAGCCGATGCCGTGACCCGGCTCTATACCAGCCAGGGATATGTGAATTCAGGGGCTTTTATCCCCACGAATCAGTCTTTCCAGCCCCAGGGGGGAGTGGTCAAAATCCAGGTTCTGGAGGGAAGTCTGGAATCCATTCAGGTCAAAGGAACCCAGCGGTTAGACCCAGGCTATATCGAGAGTCGTCTGGCGATCGCGGCAGATCCTCCCCTCAATATCAACCGGGTGATGGAAGCGTTACAATTGCTGAAGCTGGATCCCCTGATTGCCAACATCTCGGCGGAATTGTCGGCCAGTCCCACGCCGGGGAAAAGCATTCTCAATGTTCAAGTGAGTGAAGCGAAAACCTTCCGAGCCCAACTGAGTTTCGACAATAGCCGCTCCCCCGGTGTTGGCAGTGAACAACGGGGAATTCAGGTTTCCCAGGCCAATCTGCTGGGCTTGGGAGACAGCATCAGCCTGGACTACACCAATACGGATGGTAGCAACGGTCTGACCGTCAGCTATAACATCCCCCTCAGTCCCTACAACACCAGCCTGAGGCTGCTGTATGCCACCACCTCCAGCAGGGTGATTGAAACCCCCTTCAGCATCCTGGATATCACTGCGGCCTCCCGCATCTATGAACTGAGTGTGCGGCAGCCTGTGCTGAGAACCCCCTCCCAGGAAATTGCGGTGGGCATGACCGTGAACCATCAGGAAACCGAAACCGCTCTCCTGGGCTTTCCCTTTCCCCTGGCGATCGGAGCCAACGATCGGGGGGAAACCCGGATCTCAGCCCTGCGCTTCTTCCAGGAATATTCCCAGCGGGGTAGCGAGGAGGTATTTGCAGCCTATTCCCAGTTCAGCCTGGGCCTGAACCTGCTGGGGGATACGATCAATGCCACCCCGCCCGATAGCCGTTTCTTCAGTTGGCGAGGGCAGGCTCAGTACATCCGGTTGCTGGCCCCCGATACCCTGGCCATTCTGCGCACGGATTTGCAACTGGCCGATCGGGCTTTGGTGCCCCTGGAGCAAATCAGTTTTGGCGGCCCCAGCACCGTCCGAGGATACCGGCGAGACTTCGTTCTCGGGGACAACGGGGCGCTGATCTCGGCTGAGTTTCGCATCCCCGTGCTGCGAGTGCCTGAGGTAGATGGCCTGCTCCAGCTCACGCCCTTTTTAGACTTTGGCACCGTTTGGAATACCGGTCGAGCCGACCTGCAACCCAATACCCTGTTTGCCGGAGGGTTCGGCCTCCTGTGGCGTCAGGGCGATTATCTGACTGCCCGTTTTCAGTGGGGCATTCCATTCATCTCCGTACCTGCAACTCGACAATCATGGCAAGAAAACGGTCTTTATTTCTCCATCGTCTACACCCCCTTCACCTTTTAA